Proteins encoded together in one Anas acuta chromosome 10, bAnaAcu1.1, whole genome shotgun sequence window:
- the MMP15 gene encoding matrix metalloproteinase-15, giving the protein MAAGGGAPRGAGGSLPALLLVVLVVLVLLGAATGGEVNAEAWLRLYGYLPQSSRQMSTMRSAQIFSAALSEMQKFYGIPVTGVLDEETKMWMKRPRCGVPDQFGVQMKSNMRRKRYALTGRRWSQSHLTFSIQNYTEKLGRYHSYEAIRQAFRVWEQATPLVFQEVPYEDIRQKRKKEADIMVLFASGFHGDSSPFDGVGGFLAHAYFPGPGMGGDTHFDSDEPWTLENTDVSGNNLFLVAVHELGHSLGLEHSSNPSAIMAPFYQWMDTENFQLPEDDLKGIQQLYGTADRLPQPTKPLPTVTPRRPGRPDQRPPRPRPPGKPERPPKPGSPERPDQYGPDICDGNFDTVAVLRGEMFVFKGRWFWRVRHNRVLDNYPMPIGHFWRGLPGDIDAAYERHDGRFVFFKGDRYWLFREANLEAGYPQPLATYGQGIPYDSIDTAVWWEPTGHTFFFRGDRYWRFNEDTRSVDPGYPKPISVWVGIPPSPKGAFLSSDASSTYFYRGTKYWKFDNERLKTEPGYPKSILRDFMGCQVELVPDPNPRWPDVDQPPFNPDGDENPGGRSEGEEEDEEEEEEDEEDYSEGGRKQGGDVDVVVQIDEYTRTMSVVMVLVLLVLLLCILGLIYVIVQMQRKGTPRMLLYCKRSLQEWV; this is encoded by the exons ATGGCGGCCGGCGGTGGTGCCCCccgcggggcgggcgggagcctcccggccctgctgctggtggtgctggtggtgctggtgctgctgggggcggCCACGGGCGGAGAGGTCAACGCCGAG GCGTGGCTGCGGCTGTATGGCTACCTGCCCCAGTCCAGCAGGCAGATGTCCACCATGCGCTCTGCTCAGATCTTCTCCGCAGCCCTCTCGGAGATGCAGAAGTTCTACGGGATCCCCGTCACTGGTGTCCTGGATGAGGAGACCAAAAT GTGGATGAAGCGTCCCCGCTGCGGAGTCCCAGACCAGTTTGGGGTCCAGATGAAGTCCAACATGCGGCGGAAGAGGTACGCGCTCACGGGGCGGCGCTGGAGCCAGAGCCATCTCACCTTCAG CATCCAGAACTACACGGAGAAGCTGGGCCGGTACCACTCGTACGAGGCCATCCGCCAAGCCTTCCGCGTGTGGGAGCAGGCCACGCCGCTCGTCTTCCAGGAGGTGCCGTACGAGGACATCCGTCAGAAGCGCAAGAAGGAGGCTGACATCATGGTGCTTTTTGCCTCCGGCTTCCACGGGGACAGTTCCCCTTTCGATGGCGTCGGGGGATTTTTGGCTCATGCCTATTTCCCCGGCCCGGGGATGGGTGGGGACACGCACTTCGACTCGGATGAGCCCTGGACGCTGGAGAACACGGATGTGTCTG GGAACAACCTTTTCCTGGTGGCCGTGCACGAGCTGGGGCACTCGCTGGGCCTGGAACATTCCAGCAACCCCAGTGCTATCATGGCCCCCTTCTACCAGTGGATGGACACGGAGAACTTCCAGCTGCCTGAGGATGACCTCAAGGGCATCCAACAGCTGTACG gTACCGCAGATAGGCTCCCTCAGCCCACCAAGCCCTTGCCCACCGTGACGCCCCGAAGACCTGGCAGGCCGGACCAGAGACCCCCCAGGCCACGTCCACCAGGGAAACCGGAGCGGCCCCCCAAACCTGGCAGCCCAGAGCGACCTGACCAGTACGGCCCCGACATCTGCGATGGGAACTTCGACACGGTGGCGGTGCTGCGGGGGGAGATGTTTGTGTTTAAG GGCCGGTGGTTCTGGAGGGTGCGGCACAACCGGGTGCTGGACAACTACCCCATGCCCATCGGGCACTTCTGGCGGGGCCTGCCCGGGGACATCGACGCTGCCTACGAGAGGCACGACGGCAGATTTGTCTTCTTTAAAG GGGACCGGTACTGGCTCTTCCGAGAAGCCAACCTGGAGGCTGGGTACCCGCAGCCGCTGGCCACCTATGGGCAGGGCATCCCCTACGACAGCATCGACACAGCAGTCTGGTGGGAGCCCACGGGGCACACCTTCTTCTTCCGTGGGGACAG ATACTGGCGCTTCAACGAGGACACGCGCTCGGTGGACCCCGGGTACCCCAAGCCCATCTCGGTCTGGGTGGGCATCCCTCCCTCGCCCAAGGGTGCCTTCCTCAGCTCAGATGCCT CTTCAACGTACTTCTACAGAGGCACAAAGTACTGGAAGTTCGACAACGAGCGGCTCAAAACGGAGCCGGGCTATCCCAAATCCATCCTGCGGGACTTCATGGGCTGCCAGGTGGAGCTGGTCCCAGACCCCAACCCCCGGTGGCCTGACGTCGACCAGCCTCCCTTCAACCCCGATGGGGATGAGAACCCTGGAGGGCGGTCCGAAggcgaggaggaggatgaggaggaggaagaggaggacgaggaggattACAGCGAGGGCGGCCGCAAGCAGGGCGGGGACGTGGACGTGGTGGTGCAGATTGACGAGTACACACGCACCATGAGCGTCGTgatggtgctggtgctgctggtgctgctgctctgcatcctCGGCCTCATCTACGTCATCGTGCAGATGCAGAGGAAGGGCACGCCCCGAATGCTCTTGTACTGCAAGCGCTCCTTGCAGGAGTGGGTCTGA
- the CFAP20 gene encoding cilia- and flagella-associated protein 20 isoform X3, which translates to MKISKEGDSTTSLGNLCQCSITCTAQKCLLKFRRNLLCSSLSPLLLVLALGTTGNSLALSSLHPPFSTTYITCPADPKKTLGIKLPFLVMIIKNLKKYFTFEVQVLDDKNVRRRFRASNYQSTTRVKPFICTMPMRLDDGWNQIQFNLSDFTRRAYGTNYIETLRVQIHANCRIRRVYFSDRLYSEDELPAEFKLYLPVQNKAKQ; encoded by the exons atgaagatctccaaggagggagactcaacaacctctctgggcaacctgtgccagtgctccatcacctgcacagcacaaaaATGCTTGCTGAAGTTCAGAaggaacctcctgtgctccagtttgtccccattgcttcttgtcctggcactgggcaccactggaaatagcctggctctgtcctctctgcaccctcccttcag TACCACATACATCACATGCCCTGCTGATCCCAAGAAGACCCTGGGCATCAAACTACCTTTCCTCGTGATGATCATCAAGAACCTGAAGAAATACTTCACTTTTGAAGTGCAG GTGCTGGATGACAAGAACGTCCGCCGGCGTTTCCGGGCAAGCAACTACCAGAGCACAACTCGGGTGAAGCCCTTCATCTGCACCATGCCCATGCGGCTGGACGACGGCTGGAACCAAATCCAGTTCAACCTCTCTGACTTCACACGCCGAGCCTATGGGACAAATTACATTGAGACCCTCAGAGTTCAG ATACATGCCAACTGTCGCATCCGACGGGTGTATTTCTCTGACCGGCTGTACTCTGAGGATGAGCTCCCAGCTGAGTTCAAGCTGTATCTGCCTGTCCAGAACAAGGCCAAG CAATAA